CAAGGGCATCCCGCAGACCATCGCCCAGCAGGTTGAAGCCGAGGACAGTGATCAGAATCGCCATGCCCGGGAAGAAGATCAGATGTGGCGCCGTGAACATCTGGTTGCGTTCAGCGCCAATCATGGCGCCCCACTCGGGGGTCGGCGGCTGTGCTCCCAGGCCGAGGAAAGACAGGGCAGCCGTGTCGAGGATTGCCGTGGCGATTCCAAGTGTGGCCTGCACGATCAAGGGAGAGGTAGCGTTGGGAAGGATCGATCTGAACAAAATCCGATTGGGCTTTGATCCGACCGATCTGGCTGCTGTGACGAATTCCTGTTCCTTGAGCGAGAGAACCTGTGATCTGGTCAGGCGGGCATAAGTCGGGATGTAGACGATGGAAATGGCGATAAGTGCTGTCAACAGCCCGACATCTTCGAAACCCAGGATACTTTGCAAACTGGCGATTCCCCGGGCAACAAAACTTTCCTCCGGCATCTGCAGCAGGGCCACGTTAATGGCGATGGCCAGAATCAGAGCTGGAAACGCCAATACCACGTCCATCAGGCGCATGGTGACGTTGTCCACTCCTTTTCCCATATAGCCGGCGATGGCACCTATCGTTGTGCCAAATAACACGGCTATGATGACCGTGTAAAG
This is a stretch of genomic DNA from Chloroflexota bacterium. It encodes these proteins:
- a CDS encoding ABC transporter permease, which translates into the protein MTTQDTASSPPVDLAAPKRKSRGLWAEAGRDLVTRRRSGQVGLVTIIFLILVAVFAPVIATHDPNEVLIGKEDVRRRSPPCIHAANSLPSWPVIRWFQCDPEDPEHYFGVDGNVRDLYSRVVYGARVSLKAGLYTVIIAVLFGTTIGAIAGYMGKGVDNVTMRLMDVVLAFPALILAIAINVALLQMPEESFVARGIASLQSILGFEDVGLLTALIAISIVYIPTYARLTRSQVLSLKEQEFVTAARSVGSKPNRILFRSILPNATSPLIVQATLGIATAILDTAALSFLGLGAQPPTPEWGAMIGAERNQMFTAPHLIFFPGMAILITVLGFNLLGDGLRDALDPRMKNR